One part of the Raphanus sativus cultivar WK10039 chromosome 7, ASM80110v3, whole genome shotgun sequence genome encodes these proteins:
- the LOC108816935 gene encoding non-specific lipid transfer protein GPI-anchored 22-like isoform X2 — protein MGYNQNRHRLALCITVAMMFLGVRSDLNQDIKGCQYSMSDLYSCLPFVTSKAKAPDSTCCTTLKEKLDKGQTKRCLCTLVKDRDDPGLGFKVDANRAMSLPSTCHVPANISQCPELLHLPPDSVAAKIFKQFTEAFQNVEPRAVPTTTSSSVNGRDKKQFGLVMAGAFSLWYLV, from the exons ATGGGTTACAATCAAAATCGACACAGGCTGGCTCTATGCATAACAGTAGCAATGATGTTTCTTGGTGTGAGATCAGACTTGAATCAGGACATAAAGGGATGTCAGTATTCCATGTCTGATCTATACTCTTGTCTTCCTTTTGTAACTAGCAAAGCTAAAGCTCCAGACTCAACATGTTGCACCACACTCAAGGAAAAATTAGACAAAGGGCAGACCAAGAGATGTCTCTGTACGCTTGTCAAAGACAGGGATGATCCTGGTTTAGGGTTCAAAGTTGATGCTAATCGTGCAATGAGCCTTCCTTCCACATGTCATGTCCCTGCAAATATCTCACAATGCCCAG AGCTTCTACATTTGCCTCCAGATTCAGTTGCAGCTAagatttttaaacaattcaCTGAAGCCTTTCAAAATGTTGAACCTAGAG CAGTCCCCACAACTACAAGTTCAAGCGTCAATGGAAGAGATAAGAAGCAATTTGGTTTAGTGATGGCTGGAGCTTTCTCACTATGGTACCTAGTGTAG
- the LOC108816935 gene encoding non-specific lipid transfer protein GPI-anchored 22-like isoform X3 yields the protein MGYNQNRHRLALCITVAMMFLGVRSDLNQDIKGCQYSMSDLYSCLPFVTSKAKAPDSTCCTTLKEKLDKGQTKRCLCTLVKDRDDPGLGFKVDANRAMSLPSTCHVPANISQCPELLHLPPDSVAAKIFKQFTEAFQNVEPRVPTTTSSSVNGRDKKQFGLVMAGAFSLWYLV from the exons ATGGGTTACAATCAAAATCGACACAGGCTGGCTCTATGCATAACAGTAGCAATGATGTTTCTTGGTGTGAGATCAGACTTGAATCAGGACATAAAGGGATGTCAGTATTCCATGTCTGATCTATACTCTTGTCTTCCTTTTGTAACTAGCAAAGCTAAAGCTCCAGACTCAACATGTTGCACCACACTCAAGGAAAAATTAGACAAAGGGCAGACCAAGAGATGTCTCTGTACGCTTGTCAAAGACAGGGATGATCCTGGTTTAGGGTTCAAAGTTGATGCTAATCGTGCAATGAGCCTTCCTTCCACATGTCATGTCCCTGCAAATATCTCACAATGCCCAG AGCTTCTACATTTGCCTCCAGATTCAGTTGCAGCTAagatttttaaacaattcaCTGAAGCCTTTCAAAATGTTGAACCTAGAG TCCCCACAACTACAAGTTCAAGCGTCAATGGAAGAGATAAGAAGCAATTTGGTTTAGTGATGGCTGGAGCTTTCTCACTATGGTACCTAGTGTAG
- the LOC108816935 gene encoding non-specific lipid transfer protein GPI-anchored 22-like isoform X1 has product MGYNQNRHRLALCITVAMMFLGVRSDLNQDIKGCQYSMSDLYSCLPFVTSKAKAPDSTCCTTLKEKLDKGQTKRCLCTLVKDRDDPGLGFKVDANRAMSLPSTCHVPANISQCPELLHLPPDSVAAKIFKQFTEAFQNVEPRGTRIKHNKQTKNTAAVPTTTSSSVNGRDKKQFGLVMAGAFSLWYLV; this is encoded by the exons ATGGGTTACAATCAAAATCGACACAGGCTGGCTCTATGCATAACAGTAGCAATGATGTTTCTTGGTGTGAGATCAGACTTGAATCAGGACATAAAGGGATGTCAGTATTCCATGTCTGATCTATACTCTTGTCTTCCTTTTGTAACTAGCAAAGCTAAAGCTCCAGACTCAACATGTTGCACCACACTCAAGGAAAAATTAGACAAAGGGCAGACCAAGAGATGTCTCTGTACGCTTGTCAAAGACAGGGATGATCCTGGTTTAGGGTTCAAAGTTGATGCTAATCGTGCAATGAGCCTTCCTTCCACATGTCATGTCCCTGCAAATATCTCACAATGCCCAG AGCTTCTACATTTGCCTCCAGATTCAGTTGCAGCTAagatttttaaacaattcaCTGAAGCCTTTCAAAATGTTGAACCTAGAG GAACTAGGATAAAacataacaaacaaacaaaaaatactgCAGCAGTCCCCACAACTACAAGTTCAAGCGTCAATGGAAGAGATAAGAAGCAATTTGGTTTAGTGATGGCTGGAGCTTTCTCACTATGGTACCTAGTGTAG